A genomic region of Cannabis sativa cultivar Pink pepper isolate KNU-18-1 chromosome 1, ASM2916894v1, whole genome shotgun sequence contains the following coding sequences:
- the LOC133033345 gene encoding uncharacterized protein LOC133033345, with protein sequence MLNWSTPDSITKHDVKQPDVAALFEKRMVVLQILYPRNWEVDYWKTNCEGEVPTVEMGLDEVEETQAGEQDSTAFETQARRVAEYVESTNIIPPSSPKTAPDPSTSTTVPPTPVSVPPTAAAANEYEYLLLAKRLEKVEAQQLAILTAQTEMKADFKRCQKEMKNLIMDQIATVISLLQKQPSKPTQPSGPAHQSSPTHPSATAEPLQTIHLSPLRDDDDDDDVYPEDLQPDVCEVPSTPANAIVISLGDTESQDVEELQGPPAGVDFCRVRRKRKPVFLKDYTAGKKKQRHGPVVVDTVKPADSRLLKFFQKWITYARDNGRPKDVHTGVATRSWFVKLMVLGEWLDDAGALIEKKTDPVPTSLHSKRCSFGHICSTDICHVLEFL encoded by the exons ATGTTGAACTGGAGCACCCCCGACTCAATCACGAAACACGATGTGAAGCAACCTGACGTGGCTGCACTGTTTGAGAAAAGG ATGGTTGTTCTTCAAATTTTATATCCTCGAAATTGGGAGGTTGATTATTGGAAGACCAATTGTGAGGGTGAGGTCCCCACAGTGGAAATGGGCTTGGATGAGGTTGAAGAAACACAAGCTGGGGAGCAAGATTCGACTGCATTCGAGACCCAAGCAAGACGGGTGGCAGAGTATGTGGAAAGTACAAATATTATTCCACCATCCTCACCCAAAACTGCACCAGACCCCTCCACATCTACAACTGTGCCCCCAACCCCTGTCTCTGTGCCGCCAACCGCTGCTGCAGCCAATGAGTATGAGTACCTCTTATTGGCTAAGAGATTGGAGAAGGTAGAAGCGCAACAACTTGCGATTCTCACTGCCCAGACTGAGATGAAGGCTGACTTCAAGAGATGTCAGAAAGAGATGAAGAATCTTATCATGGATCAAATTGCGACCGTGATAAGTTTGTTACAGAAGCAGCCTTCGAAGCCGACACAACCATCAGGGCCGGCACATCAATCATCGCCAACACATCCATCAGCCACGGCAGAGCCATTACAGACGATACATCTGTCACCGCTgagagatgatgatgatgatgatgatgtctaCCCAGAAGATTTGCAACCTGACGTATGTGAGGTTCCTTCTACTCCTGCAAACGCCATTGTGATTTCCCTGGGTGATACAGAATCTCAGGATGTGGAAGAGTTGCAGGGGCCACCAGCTGGGGTGGACTTCTGCAGGGTTAGGCGAAAGCGGAAGCCGGTTTTCTTGAAGGACTACACAGCTGGGAAGAAGAAACAACGACATGGGCCCGTGGTAGTAGACACAGTGAAACCGGCGGACTCCCGACTGTTAAAATTTTTCCAGAAGTGGATCACTTACGCTAGGGACAACGGTCGTCCTAAGGATGTTCACACTGGCGTAGCCACTCGATCATGGTTCGTCAAACTGATGGTGCTGGGAGAATGGCTCGACGATGCT GGCGCACTTATTGAGAAGAAGACGGACCCTGTACCCACAAGTCTACACTCGAAAAGGTGTAGTTTTGGACACATCTGCTCCACAGATATTTGCCATGTATTGGAATTTCTATGA
- the LOC115706104 gene encoding phosphatidylinositol-3-phosphatase myotubularin-1, with the protein MAAPTSRSARSVPLRDSSSEKMDGAGSWDAIEWTKIEPVSRSISHTNLEFLLEEEQVIVEGYGVVLVNTDEAGTLLVTNYRLIFLSEGTRNIIALGTIPLMTIEKFNKLVVKTQAAPRQSDKSPSRRHLQIIGKDMRIIVFGFRPRTKQRHAIFDALLRCTKPARIWDLYALVCGPSKFGNTNPQVRLLNEYFRLLGKGFPRASMSMIEDGSFTLSNDLWRISNVNSSYALCQTYPFALIVPKGISDDEVHQASSFRARCRLPVVTWCHPGTGAVLARSSQPLVGIMMNMRSNTDEKLVAALCTQLGGTGVKRRKLYIADARPRKNALANGAMGGGSESSSNYFHSEIVFFGIDNIHAMRESFARLRDYLDTYGATSSDGMSSFLRHGGWTWGGGNLSSMSASVSTLGDSGWLIHIQSILAGSAWIAARVALESASVLVHCSDGWDRTTQLISLASLLLDPFYRTFTGFQALIEKDWLAFGHPFSDRVGMPTVSGGGNIPYELSRQSSASAFPSSPMRQSTGSHTSQNPSSTHAQNSNNYSPIFLQWIDCVSQLMRMYPFAFEFSSAFLVDLLDSMLSCRFGNFLCNSEKERQQCSIAEASGCLWVYLADLRAAEGSSHVHCNLFYDPLKHNGPILPPAAALAPTLWPQFHLRWSCPTEAQAGEVEAECRKMAFKFSELQKAKEAAENKAKDMVTSMESLSAELRNEQSARISAMSLAKRASKENEAFNRAIQSLGCKVHFSGSGDCTVDIENSLIGTPQKFSYSPSKRESDSITQNDEKSDLSVSITVMSDENAPNNQIGRMCETLCPLRTREGGCKWPDAGCAQLGSQFVGLKANFDAFDRLSIYDGYFQPK; encoded by the exons ATGGCCGCCCCGACGTCACGCTCCGCCCGATCAGTGCCGCTTAGAGATTCTTCCTCCGAGAAGATGGACGGTGCTGGTAGTTGGGACGCCATCGAATGGACCAAGATTGag CCTGTTTCGCGGTCCATTTCGCATACGAATTTAGAGTTTTTGCTTGAGGAAGAGCAAGTAATTGTGGAG GGTTATGGTGTTGTTCTTGTAAACACTGATGAGGCAGGGACATTGTTAGTAACCAATTATCGACTTATATTTCTG agTGAAGGAACTAGGAATATCATTGCTCTTGGTACTATACCGCTCATGACAATTGAGAAGTTCAACAAATTG GTTGTAAAGACACAAGCAGCTCCTCGTCAATCTGACAAGAGTCCGTCACGTAGACATCTGCAGATTATTG GCAAAGACATGAGAATTATTGTCTTTGGATTTCGGCCTCGAACAAAGCAG AGACATGCAATTTTTGATGCATTATTAAGGTGTACCAAGCCAGCAAGGATCTGGGATCTTTATGCTTTAGTTTGTGGTCCTTCCAAATTCGGAAATACTAACCCTCAGGTGCGGttattaaatgaatattttcGGCTTCTTGGCAAAGGATTCCCCCGAGCATCAATGAGCATGATTGAAGATGGGTCTTTCACATTGTCCAATGATCTGTGGCGAATAAGTAATGTAAACTCCAGCTATGCACTCTGCCAGACTTATCCATTCGCTTTGATTGTTCCAAAAGGCATTTC CGATGATGAAGTGCATCAGGCTTCCAGCTTTCGTGCAAGATGTCGATTGCCTGTAGTTACTTGGTGCCATCCGG GAACTGGAGCAGTTCTTGCACGATCATCCCAACCATTAGTTGGTATCATGATGAACATGAGGAG CAatactgacgagaagcttgTGGCTGCACTTTGTACTCAACTTGGTGGAACAGGGGTAAAACGGAG GAAGCTATATATAGCTGATGCAAGACCTAGAAAAAATGCTTTAGCTAATGGTGCAATGGGAGGTGGATCGGAATCATCTTCAAATTATTTTCATTCTGAG ATTGTTTTCTTTGGGATAGACAACATTCATGCAATGCGAGAGAGTTTTGCTCGGCTTAGAGACTACTTAGATACATATGGTGCAACTTCATCAGATGGAATGTCATCATTCTTG AGACATGGTGGATGGACCTGGGGTGGAGGTAATCTCAGCAGTATGTCTGCTTCAGTTTCAACTCTTGGTGATAGTGGTTGGTTAATACATATACAAAGTATCTTGGCTGGTTCAGCTTGGATCGCTGCACGGGTTGCTTTAGAATCGGCATCAGTGCTTGTTCATTGCAG TGATGGCTGGGATAGAACCACTCAGCTGATTTCACTGGCCAGTTTGTTGCTTGATCCATTCTATCGGACATTCACGGGGTTTCAG GCACTCATTGAAAAAGATTGGCTAGCGTTTGGTCATCCATTTTCAGATCGCGTGGGCATGCCAACAGTATCTGGGGGTGGCAACATACCTTATGAATTATCTAGGCAGTCTTCTGCTAGTGCTTTTCCATCATCACCCATGCGTCAATCAACTGGATCGCATACATCCCAAAATCCTAGTTCTACTCATGCACAGAATTCAAACAACTATTCCCCTATATTTTTGCAG TGGATTGATTGTGTTTCACAGTTGATGCGGATGTATCCTTTTGCGTTTGAGTTCTCCTCG GCTTTCTTAGTGGATCTCTTGGACAGTATGCTTTCATGTCGCTTTGGAAACTTCTTGTGTAATAG TGAAAAGGAGAGGCAACAATGCAGTATTGCTGAAGCTTCTGGATGCCTGTGGGTATATTTGGCTGATTTGCGTGCTGCAGAAGGGAGTTCTCATGTACACTGTAACCTTTTCTATGATCCTCTGAAACACAATGGTCCAATATTACCTCCAGCAGCTGCTTTAGCACCGACTCTGTGGCCTCAATTTCATCTTCGTTGGTCTTGTCCCACCGAAGCCCAAGCCGGGGAGGTGGAGGCTGAATGTCGGAAGATGGCTTTTAAATTCTCCGAATTGCAGAAG GCAAAAGAAGCAGCAGAGAACAAAGCTAAGGACATGGTTACTTCTATGGAATCTTTAAGTGCAGAGTTGAGAAATGAACAGAGTGCCAGAATTTCAGCTATGAGCCTGGCCAAAAGAGCCAGCAAGGAAAACGAGGCTTTTAATCGAGCCATTCAATCCCTAGGATGCAAGGTCCATTTCTCAGGAAGTGGTGATTGCACTGTTGACATTGAAAATAGCTTGATTGGTACTccacagaaattttcttattccCCTTCAAAGAGAGAATCGGACAGTATCACACAGAATGATGAAAAGTCAGACCTCTCTGTTTCAATCACAGTTATGTCAGATGAAAATGCTCCGAACAATCAAATTGGTCGAATGTGTGAAACATTATGCCCTCTTCGCACTCGAGAAGGAGGCTGCAAGTGGCCAGATGCCGGATGTGCTCAGCTTGGCAGCCAATTTGTTGGACTAAAGGCAAATTTCGATGCATTTGACCGACTTTCTATTTACGATGGCTACTTTCAGCCCAAGTGA
- the LOC115710729 gene encoding uncharacterized protein LOC115710729 → MLEQKNLGTITDIVSEDNRFKYCFWSLDACRKGFKFCRPVINIDGTFLKTKYGGTLLVAVVYDANNQLFPYFLRKLKEAIGEVENLMFISNRHQSIEHAVDVVFPEACHCACFKHITMNVVHKFKTDVCNQQIWLAAYAWNKTKFDRHFEVLKQMDTAIATYVEQIGFEKWACPYCPGDRYNIMTSNAAESFNKVTEEFRKYPVTILVDFIRFTLQNWFASRLEKASKCATPLATTFENDLKDQHKDGMFRSVLRNGAQLFNVGTSPQAVSQNVSVYALCSPYYTKETWKKIYDATINIVGEEDEWVLPEHIKNIRIGVPVEKKPVGRPRKSNAGL, encoded by the exons atgctggaacagaagaatcTGGGTACTATTACTGACATTGTTAGCGAGGATAACcggttcaagtactgtttcTGGTCACTCGATGCTTGTAGGAAGGGATTTAAGTTCTGTCGTCCTGTGATTAATATCGACGGAACattcttgaagacgaagtatGGGGGAACACTGTTAGTTGCTGTTGTGTACGATGCAAACAACCAATTATTTCCG TATTTCTTGCGGAAGTTGAAGGAAGCCATTGGTGAGGTTGAAAATCTTATGTTCATATCaaataggcatcaaagcattgaacatGCTGTTGATGTTGTTTTCCCAGAAGCATGCCACTGTGCATGCTTCAAGCATATTACCATGAATGTCGTTCACAAGTTTAAGACTGATGTATGCAACCAGCAAATATGGCTTGCAGCTTACGCATGGAACAAGACGAAATTTGATAGGCATTTTGAGGTGCTGAAACAGATGGACACTGCCATTGCTACATACGTCGAGCAAATAGGGTTTGAAAAGTGGGCTTGTCCTTATTGTCCAGGCGATCGTTACAACATAATGACAAGCAACGCTGCCGAAAGCTTCAACAAGGTGACAGAAGAATTCAGAAAATATCCAGTAACTATTTTGGTTGACTTCATCAGGTTCACACTTCAAAATTGGTTTGCTTCTCGTCTCGAAAAGGCTAGTAAGTGCGCTACTCCTTTGGCTACTACTTTTGAAAATGATTTAAAGGATCAACACAAAGATGGTATGTTCAGGAGTGTCCTTCGTAATGGTGCTCAATTGTTTAACGTTGGTACGAGTCCTCAAG CAGTTAGTCAGAATGTGAGCGTGTACGCACTTTGCTCTCCATATTACACAAAAGAAACGTGGAAGAAGATCTACGATGCCACAATTAATATTGTTGGCGAGGAGGATGAGTGGGTACTACCAGAACACATCAAGAACATAAGAATCGGGGTACCAGTAGAGAAAAAACCAGTAGGTCGGCCTAGGAAGAGCAATGCAG GACTATag
- the LOC115708293 gene encoding putative disease resistance protein At1g50180 yields MAESLLISQLAEAVVSQAVGRLSELIINEGASLSSVKADVERLRDELHRMHCFFEDADRRPHHQDKRLRHWISELRGVANDVEDVIEMFISNVSSSCLQFFYLRRLRSQINSIKTKMEDIFKSSQTYRIESSSRSSSSSSRRVEGTSSSVSELQRRLRRSCPDDNDDDDYVVSMEHSVKALKDELIMLKKEDDDDQLSIVSVVGMGGLGKTTLAKLVYKSNDVKQHFDCCAWVFICQQYVSKDILYEILVQIDRGSDREKIRNLNENEMSDRLKSELKGKRYLVVLDDIWRIEAWDCIKRAFPLGNSSSKVLFTTRNKELALSVNPCSSPIEPSFLTFEESWQVLVQRQAFRRSGFGLEFEMLGKDMVKKCGGLPLAIVVLGGLLRTRSSLEEWKEVQKDVNSHLNKLQSHQEYEGVNGILALSYYDLPYYLKPCFLYLGSFPEDRDIEKKTLIRLWIAEGFVQKLKREEANEETLENVCEQYLRELTNRCMIQVSKRNNSGVGVKTYRVHDLMRDLCVSKAKEENFFQVIQHQNESNMSEQGGSSIHHGAKTIFSRKIVLHVGCDLDLCKVQLRLHSLLCFDNGHFLVSSLRKKTFMFLRTLILGNTCLGDNNFKILKQICTLIHLRYLGLQKSNNLHKLPKCIANLRSLHTLDLRYSNVKMLPTSISRLTRLTHLMSDKPLMLMDKESGNKFLNFAVLSVNPAKPTPTNPAQPTTPMLIRDVLIFKYDVLLQLTNLQELKMLLRSKEEATKVLESAIIKGGRIRSLDLDMVFHGHVLQNQLAPPPPMPFPSLKSLSKCYLLNKLRLRGPIEKDSLQFLSTSLVKLTLEHTCIQQDPMAVLEQLPNLKLLQLHSFSYIGSKLVCSANGFPKLETLRLCHLQRLKEWEIEKDSMQCLKRLELEQLLKLKMIPDGLKFVTTLRQLDVIEMTEIFEERIKVSEGLEGEDYNKVRHIPSISTRRLY; encoded by the coding sequence ATGGCAGAGAGTCTATTAATATCCCAATTAGCTGAGGCAGTTGTATCTCAAGCAGTAGGAAGACTCAGTGAGCTAATAATCAACGAAGGTGCATCATTGAGCAGTGTGAAGGCAGATGTGGAGAGGCTACGAGATGAGCTACATCGAATGCACTGCTTCTTTGAAGATGCAGATCGCAGGCCACACCACCAAGACAAGCGCCTTCGCCATTGGATATCAGAACTTAGAGGTGTTGCTAATGATGTTGAGGATGTTATTGAGATGTTCATCTCCAATGTCTCCTCTTCTTGCCTCCAATTCTTCTACCTCCGCAGACTCAGGAGCCAAATCAATTCCATCAAAACTAAGATGgaagatatctttaaaagctCCCAAACTTACCGGATTGAATCTAGTAGtcgtagtagtagtagtagtagtagaagAGTTGAAGGGACTAGTAGTTCTGTTTCTGAGCTACAGCGGCGTCTGAGGAGATCTTGTCCAGATgacaatgatgatgatgattatgtTGTGAGCATGGAGCATAGTGTGAAGGCTTTGAAAGATGAGTTGATCATGTTGAAGaaggaagatgatgatgatcaacTCTCCATAGTTTCTGTGGTTGGCATGGGTGGATTAGGTAAGACCACTCTTGCTAAGTTGGTTTATAAAAGTAATGATGTTAAACAACACTTTGATTGTTGTGCTTGGGTTTTCATATGCCAACAATATGTTTCTAAggatattttgtatgaaatctTAGTTCAAATTGATAGGGGTAGTGATAGAGAGAAAATAAGGAAtttgaatgagaatgagatgaGTGATAGGCTTAAGAGTGAGTTAAAAGGGAAGAGGTATCTTGTGGTTCTTGATGATATTTGGAGAATTGAGGCTTGGGATTGTATCAAAAGAGCTTTCCCTTTAGGAAATAGTAGTAGTAAAGTGCTTTTCACTACTCGAAACAAAGAATTAGCATTGTCTGTTAATCCATGTAGCTCTCCAATTGAGCCCTCTTTTTTAACATTTGAAGAGAGCTGGCAAGTACTTGTACAAAGGCAAGCTTTTCGGAGAAGCGGTTTTGGACTAGAATTTGAGATGTTGGGTAAGGACATGGTGAAAAAATGCGGAGGACTGCCTCTAGCAATTGTTGTTCTTGGAGGGCTGTTGAGAACAAGAAGTTCACTTGAAGAATGGAAAGAGGTTCAGAAAGATGTTAACTCACACTTGAATAAGCTCCAATCACATCAAGAGTATGAAGGTGTGAATGGCATTTTAGCCTTGAGCTACTATGATCTACCTTACTACTTGAAACCATGTTTTTTGTATTTGGGAAGCTTTCCAGAAGACAGAGATATAGAGAAAAAGACATTGATTCGGTTATGGATTGCAGAGGGATTTGTACAAAAACTGAAAAGAGAAGAGGCAAATGAGGAAACATTGGAAAATGTATGTGAACAATACTTGAGAGAGCTTACAAATAGGTGCATGATTCAAGTGAGCAAAAGGAACAATTCAGGAGTGGGAGTGAAAACATACCGAGTACATGATCTTATGCGAGACTTGTGCGTGTCTAAGGCGAAAGAAGAGAACTTTTTTCAGGTCATTCAACATCAAAATGAGAGTAACATGTCAGAGCAGGGAGGTTCTTCAATTCATCATGGTGCTAAAACAATCTTTTCACGGAAAATTGTTCTTCATGTTGGGTGTGATCTCGATTTGTGTAAAGTTCAACTCCGTCTCCATTCCCTTTTATGTTTCGACAACGGGCATTTTCTTGTGAGTAGCTTAAGAAAGAAGACTTTCATGTTCTTAAGAACACTAATACTTGGAAACACTTGTTTGGGAGATAACAACTTTAAGATTCTGAAACAAATCTGCACACTCATACACTTGAGGTACCTTGGGCTGCAAAAATCTAATAATCTGCACAAATTGCCAAAATGCATAGCCAACTTGCGTAGCTTGCACACTTTGGATCTTCGATACAGCAATGTCAAAATGCTACCTACATCAATATCAAGACTGACACGTCTGACACATCTTATGAGTGATAAACCTTTAATGCTCATGGACAAAGAATCAGGTAACAAGTTTcttaattttgctgttttaagTGTTAATCCTGCTAAACCGACGCCAACCAATCCGGCGCAGCCTACCACACCTATGCTCATAAGGGATGTCTTAATCTTCAAATATGATGTTCTTCTCCAACTTACTAATCTTCAAGAGCTAAAAATGCTACTTAGAAGCAAAGAAGAAGCTACAAAGGTGCTAGAATCGGCCATCATAAAAGGCGGTAGAATTCGATCCTTGGATCTTGACATGGTGTTTCATGGACATGTACTTCAAAATCAACTAGCACCACCACCACCAATGCCTTTTCCAAGTCTAAAATCACTCTCTAAATGCTACCTTCTCAATAAACTACGTCTAAGGGGGCCAATAGAAAAAGATTCTTTGCAATTTCTGTCCACAAGCCTAGTCAAATTGACTTTGGAACATACATGTATTCAACAAGACCCTATGGCAGTACTGGAACAGCTACCAAATTTAAAGCTTCTACAGTTGCATTCTTTTTCTTATATTGGTTCCAAATTGGTTTGCTCTGCCAATGGCTTTCCTAAACTAGAGACTCTTCGGCTTTGTCACTTGCAAAGACTGAAGGAGTGGGAAATAGAGAAAGATTCCATGCAATGCCTGAAGAGATTAGAGCTTGAACAACTTCTGAAACTGAAGATGATTCCTGATGGCTTGAAATTCGTTACTACTCTTAGGCAATTAGATGTTATAGAAATGACAGAGATTTTTGAAGAAAGGATTAAAGTGAGTGAAGGACTTGAAGGGGAAGATTACAACAAAGTGCGCCACATTCCCTCCATCTCAACTAGAAGACTTTATTAA
- the LOC115706858 gene encoding uncharacterized protein LOC115706858: protein MADNTQTQTNEVNPNQPVNIFSLFTKFIHQFPFFKPKPNTESASVAEVEPRQGRAAVDGGESSKPDIVRFPKAQLAVPPPVAVENHETGKTSNPVIIWQVYALGGFLVLKWVLARWKERKGQKDDSSDEDQPPAE, encoded by the exons ATGGCAGATAACACTCAAACTCAGACCAATGAAGTCAACCCAAACCAACCCGTAAACATTTTCTCACTATTTACCAAATTCATCCATCAATTCCCATTTTTCAAGCCAAAGCCCAACACAGAATCCGCTTCTGTTGCTGAAGTTGAACCAAGACAAGGAAGGGCTGCTGTTGATGGTGGAGAGAGTTCGAAGCCTGACATAGTGAGGTTCCCCAAGGCTCAGCTGGCGGTTCCTCCTCCTGTGGCTGTGGAGAATCATGAGACTGGAAAGACTTCGAATCCAGTCATCATCTGGCAG GTTTATGCACTTGGAGGTTTTCTTGTTTTGAAATGGGTTTTGGCAAGGTGGAAGGAAAGGAAGGGCCAGAAGGATGATTCTTCTGATGAAGATCAACCACCAGCTGAATAG